From a region of the Immundisolibacter sp. genome:
- a CDS encoding MFS transporter, protein MAWRNAWSMLGLLVVGQIAMSSGSYLWGPLAPFLVAELSVSKAQFGAVQSAFYVIGALMAVPAGVLADRFDGRWLLLACLLAMAIPLALLSAAKTLLAVIVLAGLCGLGNGAINQVGTRGVLHWFPPRQRATAMGLRQTGNMLGAALAAAALPSLALGLGWRTAVLLVAAGAGLAAVLSGLLYRDRPVDLTSTPAAARPGLRAVAGQLFSNRPFVRLLLLAPFIAYAQIAMTTFFVLFLTDRQGVSAAAAGSLLSGALLAAALGRVAWGVIADRFFTHSRSRCLALVMALTAAAAAGLALLPVNGPLVVPALIGLLYGFCAMGWQGLLMVVIAESVGIAVAGTAVGVLINVAWGGFVLGPVVFGALADGPGYGIAWASVAGVSALCAVGLWLPRPVSPQPT, encoded by the coding sequence GTGGCCTGGCGCAACGCCTGGAGCATGCTGGGCCTGCTGGTCGTGGGCCAGATTGCAATGTCCTCCGGCTCCTACCTGTGGGGGCCATTGGCGCCGTTTCTGGTGGCGGAACTGTCGGTCAGCAAGGCCCAGTTCGGCGCCGTGCAGTCTGCCTTCTACGTGATCGGTGCGCTGATGGCGGTGCCGGCCGGAGTGCTGGCCGATCGTTTCGACGGCCGCTGGCTGCTGCTGGCGTGTCTGTTGGCCATGGCGATTCCGCTGGCCTTGCTCAGCGCCGCCAAGACCCTGCTTGCGGTCATCGTCCTTGCCGGGCTGTGCGGATTGGGAAACGGCGCCATCAACCAGGTCGGTACACGCGGCGTGCTGCACTGGTTTCCACCGCGGCAGCGCGCCACCGCCATGGGTTTGCGCCAGACCGGCAACATGCTCGGCGCAGCGCTGGCCGCGGCGGCACTGCCTAGTCTGGCGCTGGGGCTGGGTTGGCGTACCGCGGTGTTACTGGTTGCAGCAGGTGCCGGGCTGGCGGCCGTCCTGAGTGGCCTGCTCTACCGCGACCGACCGGTGGATCTGACATCAACACCGGCTGCGGCCCGGCCTGGTCTGCGCGCCGTGGCGGGGCAGCTTTTCAGCAACCGGCCCTTCGTGCGCCTGTTACTGCTGGCGCCTTTCATCGCTTACGCGCAGATCGCGATGACGACGTTTTTTGTGCTGTTCCTGACCGACCGCCAGGGCGTGTCGGCGGCGGCGGCCGGCAGTCTGCTCAGCGGCGCGCTGCTGGCAGCCGCGCTAGGACGCGTGGCCTGGGGGGTGATCGCCGACCGCTTTTTTACCCATTCCCGTAGCCGCTGCCTGGCACTGGTGATGGCGCTAACCGCGGCGGCGGCGGCGGGTTTGGCCCTGTTGCCGGTCAACGGGCCGCTGGTGGTGCCGGCGCTGATTGGCCTGCTGTATGGCTTTTGCGCCATGGGCTGGCAGGGGCTGTTGATGGTGGTGATCGCCGAGTCGGTCGGCATCGCCGTGGCCGGGACCGCGGTTGGCGTGCTAATCAACGTCGCCTGGGGCGGCTTCGTGCTGGGTCCGGTGGTTTTTGGCGCCCTGGCGGACGGCCCCGGCTATGGCATCGCCTGGGCTTCGGTGGCGGGAGTGTCGGCGTTGTGCGCGGTCGGCTTGTGGTTGCCGCGGCCAGTCAGTCCGCAGCCTACCTGA